TGGCCGCCCAGTACCTGGGCCAGCATGGTTGCCCCCAGCGTGGTAATGATCAGCGGCAAGATCAAATCGTAGTTGTTGGTCATCTCAATCACCAACAGGATACCGGTGATTGGGGCTCGCACCGTGGCCGCAAACAGCGCCCCCATACCGGCAATGGCAAACATCCCCGGCTCCAGACCCAGCTCAGGAAACAGCTGCTGGGCCAGGGTGCCGAAGAAGGTACCGAATAGGGTACCCAGCGCCAGCATCGGGGCAAAAATCCCCCCCGGCGCCCCCGATCCGAAGCACAGCAGGGTCGTCGCCACTCGGGCCAAGAACAGGATCAACAGCACACTGATGCCATACTCGCCGTTGGTCGCACTCGGGATCAGGCTGATCCCCCCGCCGGTCAACTCTGGCAGATACAGCAGGATAAGACCGAAGCTCCCCCCCAGCAGGGTGCCCGTCAGCAAGTAGCGCCGGCGGTTGTTGCGGTGGATACGGGCAAACATGTCTTGGCTACGGGTGATCAGCTGATTGAAGATCACCCCGAATATTCCGAAGGCCATCCCGAGCAACAGGAACAGCCACAGCGAGCGCAGTAACGGCGCATCGTATTGCGGCATGGTGATCACCGCCTGCTGGCCGGAAATGCTGCGAAAAACAATATTGGCGACAATGGCCGAGATCATTACGCACTTAATCGAGATAAGGCTGTAACGAAACTGCGGCCGCATTTCCTCGACCACAAACATAATAGCCGCCAGCGGGGCATTGAAAGCTGCAGCCAGCCCTCCCGCCGCACCAGAAGCAAGCAAAGCATGGCGACCTTCTTTGTCCTTGAGCCGGAAGAGATCCGACACCATCCGGCCGATATTGCCGCCCATCTGTACCGACGGCCCCTCTCGGCCCAGCACCATTCCCGAACCTAGCGCCCCCAGACCACCGATGAATTTTACCGGCAGTACCCGCCACCAGCGAACCGGGCGGATATCATCCATCGCCCCTTCAATTTCCGGGATCCCAGAGCCCGCGGCTTCAGGGGCAAAACGGTGGACCGGGTAATAGCCAACCAGGGCCAACAGTGCACTGATCAAAAAGGCCGATAGCCACAATGGCAACACATTGCTGATTTCATGGCGCAGCCACTCCGTGCGCTGCTCCGACACCCAATGCACCGCAATTTCAAACAAGGTTGATAACAAGCCAGCGCCCAGCCCCACCAGCGCGGAGAGGAAAAGGACGGAAACTGGGGTTTTGTCGCGCGATAGGAAGCGCCGGACCAGCCCGCTCGGCTGCAATCTCTCAGGCGCAGGGGTGCCTTGGTTATTATTTGTCATCAAAGTTGCCGTAATCGTGAAGTCATCCCGGAGCCGGGAAATAAAAGAAAGGGGCGCTGTTCCCAACCTAATGGGGCCTGTACACCTTGAGAAAGCATAGCTGAGCGACTGTTTTTTTTACATATTCAATGTTGAAAACTAGCTTTTCAGTGATGCATAGCACTTTAGTGCCTTCTCGTTTTGCGCTAGCGCAGAGTTCCCTCACCAGCAATTGAAAGCCCCACATAGCCTAGGTACAATGCCGGCAGTTCAAATCGGACAATCTTCAATAACAGGACATCACAATGAGCAAGTCAGCTGATTTATTTGCCAAAGCGCAACAGACGATCCCTGGTGGCGTTAACTCACCAGTCCGTGCCTTTGCCGGCGTTGGCGGCAGCCCGCTATTTATCGAGCGCGCAGATGGCGCCTATATCTTTGATGCCGATGGCAAAGCCTATATTGACTATGTTGGCTCGTGGGGTCCGATGATCCTTGGTCACAACCATGTCGCGATTCGCGATGCGGTGATCAACGCGGCTCAGCAGGGCCTGAGTTTCGGTGCGCCGACCGAGATGGAGATCACCATGGCTGAAATGGTGTCCCAACTGGTACCGTCAATGGAAATGGTCCGCATGGTAAGCTCGGGCACCGAAGCAACCATGAGTGCGATCCGCCTGGCCCGTGGTTTTACAAACCGCGATAAGATCATTAAGTTTGAAGGCTGCTACCACGGCCACGCCGATTGCCTATTGGTCAAAGCAGGCTCTGGTGCCCTGACCCTGGGCCAACCAAGCTCTCCGGGTGTACCGGCTGATTTTGCCAAGCACACCCTAACTTGCACTTTCAACAACCTAGACTCAGTTCGCGAAGCCTTTGCCGAACACCCTGAGCAGATCGCTTGTATTATCGTCGAACCAGTAGCGGGCAACATGAACTGTATTCCGCCGGTACCGGGCTTCTTGGAAGGCCTGCGTGAGATCTGTGATGAGTTTGGCGCGCTGCTGATCCTCGATGAAGTCATGACCGGCTTCCGTGTATCTCATGGTGGCGCACAGGGTTACTACAACATCAAACCGGATCTGACCACGCTGGGTAAGGTTATCGGCGGTGGTATGCCTGTTGGTGCTTTCGGCGGCCGCCGCGAAGTGATGGAATATGTTGCCCCAACCGGCCCGGTTTACCAGGCCGGTACGTTGTCGGGCAACCCTGTTGCCATGGCCGCTGGCCACGCTTGCCTGAGCGTACTGACCAAAGAAGGTCACGAGCAACAACTTGCCAACACAACCCAGCGTCTTGCTGATGGCTTCCAGGCTTTGGCTGACAAGTATGGTATCCCACTGAAAACCAACCAGGTTGGCGCCATGTTCGGTTTCTTCTTTACCGATCAGGACACTGTTACCTGCTACGACGACGTGGCCAAGTGCGACATTGAACGTTTCAAACGTTTCTTCAACCTGATGCTGGAAAAAGGTGTCTACCTGGCCCCTTCAGCCTTTGAAGCCTGCTTTACCTCCCTTGCCCATAGCGACAAGGAAATTGAAGCAACACTGGCAGCGGCAGAGTACGCCTTCAAGACCCTGGCCGAAGAAGCGACTGCGTAATCCGCGTTCGAGTCAAACGGGCCACCATAAAGACACAAGCCGCTCTGTGAGCGGCTTGTTGCTTTCTTGCCTACCCGTCTAGGTTACTGCCAGAACCAAACCGCCAACAGCACCAGTGACAGCAGCACCCAGGCCGCCATCGGGACCCGCCGCTTTTTTTTGGTCTCGCAACCACAATCACAGCACCCCATCTTCGTACCTCCTCTCTTGGAAA
This Photobacterium gaetbulicola Gung47 DNA region includes the following protein-coding sequences:
- a CDS encoding chloride channel protein (COG0038) is translated as MTNNNQGTPAPERLQPSGLVRRFLSRDKTPVSVLFLSALVGLGAGLLSTLFEIAVHWVSEQRTEWLRHEISNVLPLWLSAFLISALLALVGYYPVHRFAPEAAGSGIPEIEGAMDDIRPVRWWRVLPVKFIGGLGALGSGMVLGREGPSVQMGGNIGRMVSDLFRLKDKEGRHALLASGAAGGLAAAFNAPLAAIMFVVEEMRPQFRYSLISIKCVMISAIVANIVFRSISGQQAVITMPQYDAPLLRSLWLFLLLGMAFGIFGVIFNQLITRSQDMFARIHRNNRRRYLLTGTLLGGSFGLILLYLPELTGGGISLIPSATNGEYGISVLLILFLARVATTLLCFGSGAPGGIFAPMLALGTLFGTFFGTLAQQLFPELGLEPGMFAIAGMGALFAATVRAPITGILLVIEMTNNYDLILPLIITTLGATMLAQVLGGQPIYSQLLHRTIEKEKMAQREQSSVVNT
- a CDS encoding glutamate-1-semialdehyde aminotransferase (COG0001), encoding MSKSADLFAKAQQTIPGGVNSPVRAFAGVGGSPLFIERADGAYIFDADGKAYIDYVGSWGPMILGHNHVAIRDAVINAAQQGLSFGAPTEMEITMAEMVSQLVPSMEMVRMVSSGTEATMSAIRLARGFTNRDKIIKFEGCYHGHADCLLVKAGSGALTLGQPSSPGVPADFAKHTLTCTFNNLDSVREAFAEHPEQIACIIVEPVAGNMNCIPPVPGFLEGLREICDEFGALLILDEVMTGFRVSHGGAQGYYNIKPDLTTLGKVIGGGMPVGAFGGRREVMEYVAPTGPVYQAGTLSGNPVAMAAGHACLSVLTKEGHEQQLANTTQRLADGFQALADKYGIPLKTNQVGAMFGFFFTDQDTVTCYDDVAKCDIERFKRFFNLMLEKGVYLAPSAFEACFTSLAHSDKEIEATLAAAEYAFKTLAEEATA